Sequence from the Corallococcus soli genome:
TATGTCACGAAGAACCATGCCTACGTGGTGTCATTCCAGCCGCGAGGAATGCCACCGGGAGGATTGACGGTCTTCGACGTCACCGACCGCGCCCACCCCGTGTTGAAGAAGGTCATCTCCCTGCCGGGCGATGGGTACTGGAACGCCGCGTGGGCGAAGGACGACGTCCTCTACATCGCCACGCGCGCTTCCGGCGTCATCCTCTATGACATCTCGAATCCGGGGGATCCGACCTACATCCGCAGCGTGCCCAACGGCGCGCCCCTGGACGTGCACACCCTGTTCGTGGACGGCAACCGGCTCTACGCCATGGCCATCTGGCCCAACAGTCAGACGCTCATCTTCGACATCACGTCGCCGCGGGACCCCGTCCTGCTCAACCGCGTCACCTTCTCGTCAGAGGAGTTCATCTCCACCTATCCGCACGACGCCTTCGCCTACGAGGGCCGCCTCTACATCAACCACACGGACATCGGCTTCCTGGTCACCGACCCGAGTGACCCCATGCAGGTCAAGGAGCTGGGGCGGTACTTCCACCACCGGCAATACAGCCACGCCAGCGCGGTGGGGACCTTCGCGGGCCGCACCATCGCGTTCGAAGGCAGTGAGCAGGATGGTGCGCACCTTCGCGTGCTGGATGTCACCGACCCGGCCCACATCCAGCTCATCGGTGAGCACCGGATGCGCGCCACCACGTCCATCCACAACATGATCCTGAAGGGCACCCGGCTGTACGTCTCCTGGTACCAGGAAGGCGTGCGCGTGTTCGACGTGGCCAACCCCACGCGCCCCAAGGAGATTGCCTACTTCAACACCTACCAGGAGACCGACCCGCGCCGGACGGCCAGCGTCTTCGAGGGCGCCATCGGGATCCGCGTCCCGGGCGACGGGTATGTCTACGTGGTGGACACGGCGCGCGGGCTGCTCATCTTCAACGAGCCCTGAGTGCGAGATGGGAGGGAGGGGCCCGCTCCTTCCTCCCCCTTCGCCGGGGTGTACCGAGCGGCCGAGCGGGCTTGCTCCGGTCGCCTTTCCCGACGTCGAGGCCCGCTCTAGGCTCAAGGCGGAAGGTGGGACGCATGTCGAAGCCGCTGGAAGTCGTGAACGCCGTCCTGGACGCGGGCTTCGCGGGCCTGGGCCCGCTGTGCAGCGCGACGGGGCTGGCGGACGAGTACTTGGGCGATGCGCGCTACGCGGACCACGAGGCGCGCATCAACGCGCTCATCCACTGGGAGACGGGGAAGCTGTTCACCACGGGCTTCCTGTCCGGGCTGGGTGGGCTGCTCACGCTGCCGGTGGCGCTGCCCGCGGGCCTGGGCGTGTCGTGGGCGGTGCAGGCGCGGCTGGTGGGCGCCATCGCGCGGATCCACGGGCACGACGTGGAGGAGGACCGCGTGCGGACGCTCACGCTGCTGGCCATCGTGGGCGACATCGGCAAGGAAGTGGTGAAGCAGGCCGGCATCGAGGTGGGCCACCAGTTGGGGATGCGCGCGCTGGAGGCGGTGCCGAAGCACGCGCTGAGCAGCATCAACCGCGCGGTGGGCTTCCGGCTGGTGAGCAAGGCGGGCCCGAGGGGCATCGTGAACCTGTCCAAGGTGGTGCCCCTGGCCGGCGGGCTGGTGGGCGGCGCGGTGGATGCGCTCGCGTGCCGCGCGGTGGGCGCCACGGCGCGGCGGCTGTTCTGCCCGGGGCCGCTGCCGTCCCCGGGCATGTCGCCTGGATGACCCGGGCGCGTACCTTGCGTTGACGGTGGGTCCTGGCGCTGGACTCATCCGGGCGCATGGGCCGCCTCCTCGTTCTGTTCGTCGCGCTGGGCCTCGTTTCGGCGGGCTGCAAACGCTCGTCGGAGGAGCAGGGGGCGGCGGGCCGCACGCGCATCGTCTTCAAGTTCCAGCCGCTGTGGGGAGACCCGGCGCCGTTCCGTGAGCTGCTGGCGGGGTATTCGCGCGCGAACCCGGACGTGGAGCTGGTGACGGAGGCGCTGCCGAATTCGTCGGACCTGGCGCACCAGTTCTTCCTCACGTCGTTGCAGGGCAAGGCGACGGACTTCGACGTGCTGGTGGCGGACGTCGTGTGGGTGCCGGAGTTCGCCCGGGCAGGGTGGGTGGCGGACCTGTCCGAGGACTTTCCCCCGGCGCGGCTTCGCGAGGAGTTCCTCCCCGGGCCGGTGGACTCCGTCGTGGTGGAGGGCCGCACGTACGCGGTGCCCTGGTACGTGGACGTGGGCGTCCTCTACTACCGCACGGACCTGGTGCCGCGCGCACCGCGCACCTACGAGGAGCTGCGGCGCTTCACCCGCGACGCGATGGCGAAGGCGCCGGGCATCCAGGGCTACGTGTGGCAGGGCCGGCAGTACGAGGGCCTGACGTGCAACGTGTACGAGGCCATCTGGGGCCATGGGGGCCAGTCCCTGGGGGAGGACGGGCGCGTGCTGCTGGAGACGGAGCC
This genomic interval carries:
- a CDS encoding ABC transporter substrate-binding protein codes for the protein MGRLLVLFVALGLVSAGCKRSSEEQGAAGRTRIVFKFQPLWGDPAPFRELLAGYSRANPDVELVTEALPNSSDLAHQFFLTSLQGKATDFDVLVADVVWVPEFARAGWVADLSEDFPPARLREEFLPGPVDSVVVEGRTYAVPWYVDVGVLYYRTDLVPRAPRTYEELRRFTRDAMAKAPGIQGYVWQGRQYEGLTCNVYEAIWGHGGQSLGEDGRVLLETEPAREALAYLHGLIADGLSPQTVTGFGEEEARRVFQEGRAVFMRNWPYAWSEAQAEGSPIRGKVGIAPLPTKDGQPGWGTLGGWQLAVNAHVSPARRKAAARLIAHLTSPEANRVLALHYARNPPRLALYDDPELRRAEPFIASLKEALARARPRPVTPYYLLIADVLQSEFSAAVSGIRSPEVSLTRAQKQVDHLTGTTVEDAQ
- a CDS encoding LVIVD repeat-containing protein, which translates into the protein MMCLPRRLGMLLLACPVLLMACSDDAKGPADAGTPPVVAWDGTYTPLEDKGDWIDRGVLAPCEYTAPIGTRLECDNPALFDVSRCNQGALSKVDAQGIYMFEMRPESGEYPFFGGSGIVLPSDGGPGFMSDQPLTRQQFGDQGIFFTGGYSTSGGSRMQFVMAGCDVPEPNHFTGCFAFCRDGLILDKGTFDADRMIFGRGEAESAGGIHLVSESFVGLGFPGDVYVTKNHAYVVSFQPRGMPPGGLTVFDVTDRAHPVLKKVISLPGDGYWNAAWAKDDVLYIATRASGVILYDISNPGDPTYIRSVPNGAPLDVHTLFVDGNRLYAMAIWPNSQTLIFDITSPRDPVLLNRVTFSSEEFISTYPHDAFAYEGRLYINHTDIGFLVTDPSDPMQVKELGRYFHHRQYSHASAVGTFAGRTIAFEGSEQDGAHLRVLDVTDPAHIQLIGEHRMRATTSIHNMILKGTRLYVSWYQEGVRVFDVANPTRPKEIAYFNTYQETDPRRTASVFEGAIGIRVPGDGYVYVVDTARGLLIFNEP
- a CDS encoding EcsC family protein encodes the protein MSKPLEVVNAVLDAGFAGLGPLCSATGLADEYLGDARYADHEARINALIHWETGKLFTTGFLSGLGGLLTLPVALPAGLGVSWAVQARLVGAIARIHGHDVEEDRVRTLTLLAIVGDIGKEVVKQAGIEVGHQLGMRALEAVPKHALSSINRAVGFRLVSKAGPRGIVNLSKVVPLAGGLVGGAVDALACRAVGATARRLFCPGPLPSPGMSPG